The following coding sequences lie in one Zingiber officinale cultivar Zhangliang chromosome 2B, Zo_v1.1, whole genome shotgun sequence genomic window:
- the LOC122046234 gene encoding protein phosphatase 2C 50-like, with the protein MDEMSPALAFSSQPSSASCDPASVEVTCPKRIAEEKDVVVDSMESAATDLAAGLEQIESTAQTSLEEDGDMDTDDLETRTIPGSDEEDLTSIDPELSAGSSCSVIIDGSSVPELSSDSSYDLGTPTSADAGNNLGKIVPVRVLEELSDNPLNDHSAGRPTAESEATGKKLSGSSKGSRNVYLRESLPLWGCVTICGRRPEMEDAVVVVPKFFEVPLRAVIGDQVLDGLDPDTIRVSLNFFGVYDGHGGAQVANYCRERLHHVLTELLTDLVNNIGGKSCSDWKKLWEKSFVVCFQNIDDEVGGKESNRTMGSTVDTFNEDDHHYSRALSEPIAPETVGSTAVVAVVCPTQIIVANCGDSRAVLCRGKQPIPLSVDHKPNREDEYLRIESQGGKVIHWNGYRVFGVLAMSRSIGDRYLKPWIIPEPEVTITPRVREDECLILASDGLWDVMSNEEVCDVARKQILLWHKRNGPVSPSSQSGTAADPAAQAAADCLMRLASQKGSKDNITIIVVDLKAQRKFKSRS; encoded by the exons ATGGATGAGATGTCTCCAGCGCTTGCTTTCTCATCTCAACCAAGTAGTGCGAGCTGTGACCCTGCTTCAGTGGAGGTCACTTGCCCCAAAAGAATTGCAGAAGAAAAGGATGTGGTAGTTGATTCAATGGAGTCGGCTGCTACTGATTTGGCTGCTGGCCTTGAGCAAATAGAGTCTACAGCCCAAACCTCCTTGGAAGAGGATGGGGATATGGATACAGATGATCTAGAGACTCGAACAATTCCAGGGAGTGATGAGGAGGATTTGACGTCAATCGATCCTGAATTGTCTGCAGGAAGCTCTTGTTCAGTTATTATTGATGGTAGCAGTGTGCCTGAATTGTCTTCAGATTCTTCTTATGATCTTGGGACACCTACGTCTGCGGATGCAGGAAACAACCTTGGCAAGATTGTACCAGTGCGAGTTTTAGAAGAGCTATCTGACAATCCGCTAAATGACCATAGTGCGGGCAGACCTACTGCTGAATCTGAAGCTACTGGAAAAAAATTGAGTGGAAGTAGCAAAGGCTCACGGAATGTGTATTTGAGAGAAAGTTTGCCTCTTTGGGGATGCGTAACGATATGTGGACGGAGGCCAGAAATGGAGGATGCAGTGGTTGTGGTGCCTAAGTTCTTTGAAGTACCCCTTCGAGCTGTTATCGGTGATCAAGTCTTGGATGGCTTAGACCCTGACACCATTCGTGTGTCATTGAACTTCTTTGGTGTGTATGATGGTCATGGGGGTGCTCAG GTTGCCAACTATTGCCGGGAGCGCCTCCACCATGTGTTGACAGAACTTTTGACAGACCTGGTTAACAATATTGGAGGCAAAAGTTGCAGTGATTGGAAGAAACTGTGGGAGAAATCCTTTGTTGTTTGCTTTCAAAATATTGATGATGAGGTTGGAGGGAAAGAAAGCAACAGAACTATGGGAAGCACAGTTGATACATTCAATGAAGACGATCATCATTACTCAAGAGCACTGTCAGAACCTATTGCACCAGAAACTGTTGGATCTACAGCTGTGGTTGCTGTTGTTTGCCCAACACAAATTATTGTCGCAAACTGTGGGGATTCAAGGGCAGTACTTTGCCGTGGCAAGCAACCCATTCCTCTATCAGTAGATCATAAG CCTAACAGGGAAGATGAGTATTTGAGGATTGAATCTCAGGGTGGCAAGGTCATACACTGGAATGGATATCGTGTATTTGGTGTTCTTGCAATGTCACGGTCTATCG GTGATCGATACTTGAAACCATGGATAATTCCTGAGCCAGAAGTTACTATAACCCCACGAGTAAGAGAGGATGAATGCCTCATTTTAGCTAGTGATGGCTTGTGGGATGTCATGTCTAACGAAGAGGTGTGTGATGTCGCCCGCAAGCAGATTCTGCTCTGGCACAAAAGGAATGGCCCCGTGTCGCCGTCATCTCAAAGTGGCACAGCAGCTGATCCGGCAGCACAAGCAGCCGCAGATTGTCTAATGAGACTTGCTTCCCAGAAGGGAAGCAAGGACAACATCACCATTATCGTGGTGGATCTCAAAGCACAAAGGAAGTTCAAAAGCAGGTCTTAA
- the LOC122046235 gene encoding UBP1-associated proteins 1C-like: protein MVWFQCEDCGENLKKPKLPNHFRVCSAYKLSCIDCGKTFDQNSVQSHTQCISEAEKYGPKDQGKASQNTPAKPEKPKRNAEVDVNVGLSIRPPWFCSLCNTTTTSKQTLLLHADGKKHRAKAKAYHASRNQSSQTVVSASNKEVSGDKPFASSDGSNNMKNEDKPEDESVSCKLVAEVKNGSLEQRKIKDDASEFTNGEVIQAGETEKADKQPKKRKHPGDQEKQSKSKQDSTHKIKWKKFVISTLKPIPDQTMKIKKLQRIVIKMAQESGASEEEEQLQAKLMDKINSSSRFVVDNKKIKLVIKAEES, encoded by the exons ATGGTTTGGTTTCAGTGCGAGGACTGCGGGGAAAATCTGAAGAAGCCTAAGCTGCCCAATCACTTCCGAGTCTGCTCCGCCTACAAG CTGTCGTGCATTGATTGCGGAAAGACGTTCGACCAAAACAGCGTGCAGAGCCATACGCAGTGCATATCGGAAGCA GAGAAATACGGTCCTAAAGACCAGGGAAAAGCTTCACAAAATACACCAGCTAAGCCTGAGAAGCCCAAGCGAAATGCAGAGGTCGATGTTAATGTCGGTTTGTCAATCCGTCCTCCTTGGTTCTGTAG CCTTTGCAATACAACTACTACCAGCAAGCAGACTTTACTGCTCCATGCTGATGGCAAGAAGCACAGGGCAAAAGCAAAAGCTTACCATGCTTCTCGTAATCAATCTTCTCAAACTGTAGTATCAGCTTCAAACAAGGAGGTGTCTGGCGACAAACCATTTGCCAGTTCtgatggatcaaataatatgaaaaATGAAGATAAACCGGAGGATGAATCAGTCAGTTGCAAACTGGTTGCAGAAGTGAAAAACGGAAGTTTGGAGCAAAGAAAGATAAAAGATGATGCAAGTGAATTTACTAATGGTGAAGTAATACAAGCAGGAGAAACAGAAAAAGCAGATAAACAACCAAAGAAAAGGAAGCATCCTGGAGATCAAGAAAAGCAATCTAAGAGTAAACAAGATTCCACTCATAAAATCAAGTGGAAGAAATTTGTAATTTCTACCCTTAAGCCG ATTCCAGATCAAACGATGAAGATTAAAAAATTGCAAAGGATTGTGATTAAGATGGCCCAAGAATCTGGTGCctctgaagaagaggaacaacttCAGGCGAAGTTAATGGACAAG ATAAATTCAAGCTCTCGCTTTGTGGTTGACAACAAGAAAATCAAGTTGGTTATTAAGGCTGAGGAGTCCTGA